A part of Candidatus Electrothrix aestuarii genomic DNA contains:
- a CDS encoding PIN domain nuclease has protein sequence MMVLVDTSVWIDFFSASACRHVDALEQLIINKEDVCFCGVILTEILQGIRNDAEFERTRELLESLIVLPMRHTVFLRSAEIYRSLRKQGITIRKPVDCMIASTAIEYNLPLLHNDRDFNPIEQYCGLKSFLSSEGLQ, from the coding sequence ATGATGGTGTTGGTTGATACCAGTGTCTGGATAGATTTCTTTTCAGCCAGTGCCTGCCGACATGTCGATGCTTTGGAACAACTTATTATCAACAAAGAAGATGTCTGCTTCTGCGGCGTAATTCTGACCGAAATTCTTCAGGGAATCAGAAACGACGCAGAGTTTGAACGCACACGGGAACTCCTGGAAAGTCTGATTGTTCTGCCGATGCGTCACACTGTTTTTCTGCGGTCAGCCGAGATATACCGTTCTCTGCGGAAACAGGGCATCACCATTAGAAAACCGGTTGACTGTATGATTGCATCCACAGCCATTGAATACAATCTGCCTCTTCTTCATAACGACAGAGATTTCAATCCGATTGAGCAGTATTGTGGGCTAAAGAGCTTCCTCTCATCCGAGGGATTGCAGTAA
- a CDS encoding type II toxin-antitoxin system VapB family antitoxin: MPGLKRLRPQGLAAAISRLRSYKENVMQLNINDMLLKRAQQVSGLQSAQAVIEAALRVLIAQRHQDAPETGRAENPLKLLLESDFIGCADSDETRLSQTYKNELTGILEKKYGYR, encoded by the coding sequence ATGCCGGGATTGAAGAGATTACGTCCGCAAGGGCTGGCAGCAGCCATCTCAAGACTGCGTAGCTACAAGGAGAATGTCATGCAATTGAATATAAATGATATGCTTTTGAAAAGAGCGCAACAAGTCAGTGGGCTGCAATCCGCTCAGGCTGTCATTGAAGCTGCGCTGCGCGTTTTGATTGCTCAACGACATCAAGATGCACCCGAAACCGGAAGGGCGGAAAATCCTCTGAAACTGTTGCTGGAATCGGACTTTATCGGCTGTGCCGACAGTGACGAAACCCGCCTTTCACAAACCTATAAAAACGAGCTGACCGGAATTTTAGAAAAAAAATATGGTTATCGCTGA
- a CDS encoding rhomboid family protein, which produces MLNTSGACFNHADREPVARCPECSRYFCRECVSDHDGRLLCSACLHNTTEHQEERKSSWLKYLIPPFQVLLGVLGAWLAFYLLASTLLSIPSTIHDVTFRHEQKAR; this is translated from the coding sequence ATGCTTAATACCTCCGGAGCCTGTTTTAACCATGCAGATCGGGAACCGGTCGCCCGTTGCCCGGAATGCAGCCGTTATTTTTGCCGGGAATGCGTCAGTGATCATGATGGACGCCTGCTCTGTTCAGCCTGTCTCCACAACACCACCGAGCATCAGGAAGAACGAAAAAGCAGCTGGCTCAAATACCTCATCCCACCGTTTCAGGTTCTCCTGGGAGTGCTGGGTGCCTGGCTGGCTTTTTATCTCCTGGCCAGCACGCTCCTCTCCATTCCTTCAACCATCCACGATGTGACCTTCCGGCATGAGCAAAAAGCACGATGA
- a CDS encoding Fic family protein, which produces MAYVRQSRTGRTPAGYERSFLSDYIPGKTNYLDDSLRAHLYHLGETEEQKHPAGTYGRAILSRLLIDLSWASSRLEGNTYSRLDTERLIAQGQYAEGKDAQEAQMILNHKAAIELLIDGADDIGFDTYTFLSLHGLLSENLMPDPESSGRLRWRPVHIGGSVYVPLAMPQLIEECFREIIDKAATIKDPFEQAFFIMVQLPYLQPFEDVNKRVSRLGANISLIKNNLCPLTFLDVPERAYIDAQLGVYEMNRYELLRDLFIWAYERSANEYNAVRKSLADPDPFRLRYRKEMHELIGDIVRNCRPDAEAVISSYADKRLAQADRPAFVEMVKKEISRLHMGIIARYRIRPAEFATWQQSKERLF; this is translated from the coding sequence ATGGCCTATGTCCGACAAAGCCGCACAGGCAGAACTCCGGCAGGCTATGAACGGAGCTTTTTGAGCGATTACATTCCTGGCAAAACAAATTATCTGGACGATTCGCTCCGTGCCCACCTCTATCACCTTGGTGAAACAGAAGAACAAAAACATCCTGCGGGCACCTATGGCCGCGCGATTTTAAGCCGATTGCTGATTGATCTATCTTGGGCTTCCAGTCGCCTGGAAGGGAACACCTACTCCCGGCTCGATACAGAACGCCTCATTGCACAGGGTCAATACGCTGAAGGCAAGGATGCCCAGGAAGCACAAATGATCCTCAACCACAAAGCGGCAATCGAACTTCTTATTGACGGTGCTGACGATATTGGCTTTGACACCTATACCTTTCTCAGTCTCCACGGACTGTTGTCAGAAAACCTGATGCCTGACCCAGAAAGCAGTGGACGATTGCGCTGGCGCCCCGTACATATCGGTGGTTCAGTGTATGTGCCGCTTGCAATGCCGCAACTCATAGAAGAATGTTTCCGGGAGATCATTGATAAGGCAGCGACAATCAAAGATCCTTTTGAGCAGGCATTCTTTATTATGGTGCAACTGCCCTATCTACAGCCTTTTGAGGATGTCAACAAAAGAGTATCCCGACTCGGTGCAAATATCTCGCTCATCAAAAACAACCTTTGTCCACTGACTTTCCTGGATGTACCTGAACGCGCCTATATTGACGCCCAATTGGGAGTTTATGAAATGAATAGATATGAACTGCTGCGTGACCTTTTTATATGGGCCTACGAACGCTCAGCAAATGAGTACAATGCGGTCAGGAAAAGTTTGGCGGATCCAGACCCGTTCAGGCTGCGTTATAGAAAAGAGATGCACGAACTTATAGGTGACATAGTCCGCAATTGTCGCCCGGATGCTGAAGCGGTCATCAGCAGTTACGCTGACAAGCGACTTGCTCAGGCAGACCGGCCAGCCTTTGTGGAAATGGTAAAAAAAGAAATCAGTCGTCTGCATATGGGAATCATTGCCCGTTATCGCATCCGGCCTGCGGAGTTTGCTACCTGGCAGCAGAGTAAAGAAAGATTGTTCTGA
- a CDS encoding nucleotidyltransferase family protein yields the protein MKTDLPAIRKKLAQRLPLLTAQYKIKSLALFGSYVRHEQNDASDLDILIEYQEIPDLISYIELENSMSDLLGIKVDLVMKDGLKPRIAKRILAEAVQV from the coding sequence ATGAAAACCGATCTTCCTGCAATCAGAAAAAAATTGGCACAGCGTCTTCCCTTGCTGACAGCGCAATACAAAATTAAATCGCTGGCGCTGTTCGGTTCTTACGTCCGCCACGAGCAGAACGATGCCAGCGACTTAGATATCCTGATAGAATATCAGGAAATTCCAGACCTGATCAGCTATATCGAGCTTGAAAACAGCATGTCCGATCTTCTGGGCATCAAGGTCGATCTGGTTATGAAAGACGGACTGAAACCGAGAATTGCCAAACGCATCCTGGCGGAAGCGGTGCAGGTATGA
- a CDS encoding PIN domain-containing protein, which produces MVIADTGLWVALAYPQDKHHELAKQRLAELSEQNERMITTCAVMTETCHLLLARAGISAQQKFIEKYRQGVFSVFELNTEHSERIAELMRKYADLPMDLADASLVVLAENPGAAQHE; this is translated from the coding sequence ATGGTTATCGCTGATACCGGTTTATGGGTTGCCTTAGCATATCCGCAAGACAAGCATCACGAATTGGCGAAACAACGTCTTGCCGAATTATCGGAGCAAAATGAGCGGATGATTACGACCTGTGCGGTGATGACGGAAACCTGTCATTTATTGCTGGCAAGAGCCGGGATTTCCGCGCAGCAGAAGTTTATTGAAAAATATCGGCAGGGCGTGTTTTCCGTGTTCGAGTTAAATACGGAACATTCAGAGCGGATTGCCGAATTGATGCGAAAATACGCTGATCTGCCAATGGATCTGGCTGATGCGTCACTGGTGGTTTTGGCGGAAAATCCGGGAGCGGCGCAGCATGAATGA
- a CDS encoding PIN domain-containing protein, whose product MMKIYLDNCCIQQPLDDRTQLRIAVEGEIILNILSLIEAGQIRLLSSEISLYEAEKISNTFRREFTLKVLSERSGFTLLNDAIEERSRLFTGFGIKPIDALHLASAEMLKADFFCTCDDRFLKKAKKIDDLGVRAVSILELLQEMEK is encoded by the coding sequence ATGATGAAAATATATCTTGATAACTGCTGCATTCAGCAACCGCTTGATGACAGGACGCAGCTGAGGATTGCGGTAGAGGGTGAAATTATCCTGAACATCCTCTCGCTGATTGAAGCAGGGCAGATCAGGCTGCTGTCATCTGAAATCTCGCTTTATGAGGCGGAGAAAATCAGCAATACTTTTCGCAGAGAATTCACACTGAAGGTACTGAGCGAACGAAGCGGATTCACCCTGCTGAATGATGCGATTGAAGAGCGATCAAGGCTGTTCACCGGCTTCGGCATCAAACCGATTGATGCCCTGCATCTTGCATCGGCGGAAATGCTGAAAGCTGATTTCTTCTGCACCTGCGATGACAGGTTTCTGAAAAAGGCGAAGAAAATAGACGACCTCGGAGTCAGGGCTGTTTCAATCCTTGAACTGTTACAGGAGATGGAAAAATGA
- a CDS encoding PIN domain-containing protein has product MVIADTGLWVALAYPQDKHHELAKQRLAELSEQNERMITTCAVMTETCHLLLARAGISAQQKFIEKYRQGVFSVFELNTEHSERIAELMQKYADLPMDLADASLVVLAEYLGHGRILSTDQRDFHTYRWKNHQPFENLLLTVNPGAAQHE; this is encoded by the coding sequence ATGGTTATCGCTGATACCGGTTTATGGGTTGCCTTAGCATATCCGCAAGACAAGCATCACGAATTGGCGAAACAACGTCTTGCCGAATTATCGGAGCAAAATGAGCGGATGATTACGACCTGTGCGGTGATGACGGAAACCTGTCATTTATTGCTGGCAAGAGCCGGGATTTCCGCGCAGCAGAAGTTTATTGAAAAGTATCGGCAGGGTGTGTTTTCGGTTTTCGAGTTAAATACGGAACATTCAGAGCGGATTGCCGAACTGATGCAAAAATACGCTGATCTGCCAATGGATCTGGCTGATGCGTCGCTGGTGGTTTTGGCGGAATATCTTGGTCATGGACGTATTTTATCAACGGATCAACGCGACTTTCATACCTATCGCTGGAAGAACCATCAACCATTTGAGAATCTGCTGTTGACGGTAAATCCGGGAGCGGCGCAGCATGAATAA
- a CDS encoding glycosyltransferase family 2 protein translates to MQPIVTILLATYNGGAYLEAQLDSLLKQSYKNIIIIARDDGSSDNTVEVLNQYKVLCLEANESLGAKRSFSTLLAYAMQHTMSDYFMFCDQDDVWNADKVELTLAAMQEHEGVNTPTLVHTDVSVVDETLQPIATSLWQFEYINPHLNSLNRLLMHNTITGCTAMINRALAQKALPVANEAIMHDWWLGLAASQFGTIVPLQKQTLLYRQHQNNDTGAKAYTLYNVVQKAINLFKNDPSATQHLHDKTKQAQAFLTRFDSELPQETRMMLDRFSALSTQSFWGKRLIMLRYKILKYGFVRNVGLLLKL, encoded by the coding sequence ATGCAACCAATTGTTACCATACTCCTTGCTACCTATAATGGTGGAGCTTACCTCGAAGCACAGCTTGATTCTCTGTTAAAGCAAAGTTACAAAAATATAATCATCATTGCCAGAGACGATGGTAGCTCCGATAACACTGTTGAAGTCTTAAATCAGTACAAAGTGCTCTGTCTAGAGGCTAATGAAAGCTTAGGAGCCAAACGGAGCTTTTCTACGCTCCTTGCGTATGCCATGCAGCACACAATGAGTGATTATTTCATGTTTTGTGATCAAGATGATGTATGGAATGCTGATAAAGTTGAACTCACACTGGCAGCGATGCAAGAACATGAAGGAGTGAATACTCCCACGTTGGTGCATACGGATGTGAGCGTTGTGGATGAAACACTACAACCCATTGCGACATCACTGTGGCAATTTGAATATATCAATCCCCATCTCAATTCTCTTAATCGTTTACTGATGCATAACACGATTACTGGATGTACAGCGATGATTAATAGAGCCTTAGCTCAAAAGGCTCTTCCGGTAGCAAATGAAGCCATTATGCACGATTGGTGGCTTGGATTGGCTGCATCTCAGTTTGGCACTATAGTGCCATTACAAAAACAAACATTACTTTATAGGCAACATCAAAACAACGATACAGGGGCGAAAGCCTATACCCTCTATAATGTTGTTCAAAAAGCCATTAATCTTTTTAAAAATGATCCTTCAGCCACTCAACACTTACACGATAAAACAAAACAAGCGCAAGCTTTTTTAACTCGTTTTGACAGTGAACTCCCTCAAGAAACAAGGATGATGTTAGATCGTTTTAGTGCATTAAGTACGCAATCGTTTTGGGGTAAGCGTCTGATAATGCTTAGATATAAGATATTGAAATATGGGTTTGTTCGAAACGTCGGGCTTCTTCTGAAACTTTAG
- a CDS encoding type II toxin-antitoxin system VapB family antitoxin gives MQLNINDMLLKRAQQVSGLQSAQAVIEAALRVLIAQRHQGASEAGSAENPLKLLLESDFIGCADSDETRLSQTYKNELTGILEKKYGYR, from the coding sequence ATGCAATTGAATATAAATGATATGCTTTTGAAAAGAGCGCAACAAGTCAGTGGTCTGCAATCTGCTCAGGCTGTCATTGAAGCTGCGTTGCGCGTTTTGATTGCTCAACGGCATCAAGGTGCATCCGAAGCCGGAAGTGCGGAAAATCCTCTGAAACTGTTGCTTGAATCGGACTTTATCGGCTGTGCCGACAGTGACGAAACCCGCCTTTCACAAACCTATAAAAACGAGCTGACCGGAATTTTAGAAAAAAAATATGGTTATCGCTGA
- a CDS encoding nucleotidyltransferase domain-containing protein — protein sequence MARTTRYCADGLIYTILHGSRVRNEARQDSDWDFLIIADHPLDREIITKLKDGLYDIELENDEVVSSIIRSRQEWSSPEYDALPFKKAVEREGVEL from the coding sequence CTGGCAAGAACAACAAGGTATTGCGCAGACGGGTTAATATACACGATTCTGCACGGTTCCCGTGTCCGCAATGAAGCCCGGCAGGATTCCGACTGGGATTTTCTGATCATCGCTGATCATCCGTTGGACAGAGAGATCATAACAAAGCTGAAGGATGGGCTGTATGATATTGAACTGGAAAATGATGAGGTGGTGAGCAGTATTATACGGAGCAGGCAGGAATGGTCATCGCCTGAATACGATGCGTTGCCCTTCAAAAAGGCGGTGGAGAGAGAGGGTGTGGAATTATGA
- a CDS encoding type II toxin-antitoxin system VapB family antitoxin, with protein MEQTTRTPDNELVRRCMERTGIKTQEAVIDYALRELLRRENQLEILQLKGRIHWEGNLEEWRQRRDA; from the coding sequence ATGGAACAGACAACAAGAACACCTGATAACGAACTGGTACGCCGCTGCATGGAGCGGACAGGGATTAAAACACAGGAGGCGGTCATTGATTACGCATTGCGTGAGCTGCTCCGACGTGAAAATCAGTTGGAAATCCTGCAATTAAAGGGGCGTATTCATTGGGAAGGCAATCTGGAGGAATGGCGGCAGAGGCGTGACGCATGA
- a CDS encoding DUF3368 domain-containing protein — MTSRNSSEKNGLVIADSGAIFSLAVIDQLEILNALFDDISIPNAVWHEITLDKTTDYYPRIYRFFRDKIKPIKGLNTLTPLMDYGESECVLLYKESAADFLLIDGRKARAIAENFGINCIGTLGILSVARDKNLIPALKPLFEMLLANKRFYSIKLLNSLLAQHDEDMMT, encoded by the coding sequence ATGACATCGCGAAACTCAAGTGAGAAAAACGGCCTTGTTATTGCGGATTCCGGCGCAATATTTTCACTGGCCGTTATTGATCAGCTGGAGATACTCAATGCGCTGTTTGATGATATCTCTATTCCGAATGCCGTCTGGCACGAGATCACTCTTGACAAAACAACCGATTACTATCCGCGAATTTACCGTTTTTTCCGCGATAAAATCAAACCGATCAAAGGACTGAACACCCTGACGCCTCTGATGGATTACGGAGAATCGGAATGTGTGCTCCTCTACAAAGAATCAGCAGCCGATTTCCTGCTGATCGATGGCAGAAAAGCCCGTGCAATTGCAGAAAATTTCGGAATAAACTGCATCGGTACGCTGGGAATATTATCCGTTGCCCGCGATAAAAATCTTATCCCTGCTCTCAAGCCGCTTTTTGAAATGCTGTTGGCAAACAAACGCTTTTATTCCATCAAATTGCTCAACTCTCTTTTAGCGCAGCATGATGAAGATATGATGACGTGA
- a CDS encoding UPF0175 family protein — protein sequence MNTQSISVDFPADILLALNETENELRQRIRLALAVQLYKTQKLTVGKAAQIAGISRLQFETVLSENEIPISNLTAAEVMNDIAKLK from the coding sequence ATGAATACGCAATCAATATCAGTAGACTTCCCCGCCGACATCCTCCTTGCCCTGAATGAGACGGAAAACGAACTGCGGCAACGTATTCGCCTTGCTCTGGCTGTTCAGCTGTATAAAACACAGAAACTGACTGTCGGAAAAGCCGCGCAGATAGCCGGAATTTCCCGGTTGCAGTTCGAGACCGTCCTGTCGGAAAACGAAATCCCTATATCCAATCTGACAGCCGCCGAGGTTATGAATGACATCGCGAAACTCAAGTGA
- a CDS encoding BlaI/MecI/CopY family transcriptional regulator, giving the protein MAKTDLTRQQKEVLKILADNPQGVDVRQIIHSLQAPPHKRTVQRWLTALAAEGHISVVGKGRATLYRLPTDQHDKLPPHR; this is encoded by the coding sequence ATGGCAAAAACTGACTTAACCCGGCAACAAAAAGAAGTTCTGAAAATTTTAGCCGACAATCCACAGGGCGTTGATGTCAGGCAAATTATACATAGCTTGCAAGCTCCTCCTCATAAGCGAACAGTGCAACGCTGGCTAACGGCGCTGGCTGCTGAAGGACACATATCCGTTGTCGGTAAGGGCCGAGCGACGCTCTACAGGCTACCGACAGACCAGCATGATAAACTGCCCCCCCACAGATGA
- a CDS encoding DUF86 domain-containing protein, producing the protein MKKSRYHEDYLEDIVEQIRLVRRFISGMTYEQFSADEKTVYAVIRAIEIIGEATKNIPEQVRRTQPAVPWREMAGMRDKLIHDYFGVNLGIVWKTATERLPELEPMIQEMLPTD; encoded by the coding sequence ATGAAAAAAAGCCGGTATCACGAGGACTACCTTGAAGATATTGTTGAGCAAATAAGGTTAGTTCGACGTTTCATCAGCGGCATGACTTATGAGCAGTTCAGTGCGGATGAGAAAACTGTCTATGCCGTGATTCGGGCTATTGAAATAATCGGCGAGGCGACCAAGAACATCCCGGAGCAGGTCAGAAGAACTCAGCCTGCTGTTCCTTGGCGGGAAATGGCAGGAATGCGGGACAAGCTCATTCATGATTATTTCGGTGTCAACCTGGGGATTGTCTGGAAAACCGCTACAGAACGGCTGCCGGAGCTGGAACCGATGATTCAGGAAATGCTGCCGACAGACTGA